The following coding sequences lie in one Mycobacterium sp. DL440 genomic window:
- a CDS encoding DUF4185 domain-containing protein has product MESTKYIGRVGALAVALGIGTALTSGSGIAWAEGGSGDPGKSAAGSADSSTSSSASKKNLGKPSNTKKPVTTPSGTLSKIGERMRKDVESGLNDVGDAIKRTQNRLDSARAPLPNRTTKARSKIRGTLTNTPDTGSKADVGQKTDTARIVPEAATTAPDLRRAQRPNTVVVRMRDTAEDIDQRGRDVVSTLRTGSTTFDIPDVVPEKSVVPATPITGPKVVTAAPVVSALLSVAGLSPFGAGTSPGAPGQSPALWAMMAWTRREVERTINPVGSRVMSANAAASVVAEGEIQPMAATPNAAVQTDDLTPKPQVPSSLANFTDKLGWVTGPGVTDHWFVAGTDLGIMWNSGYTDPVTGKPIIYALFGDTYSEPGMAGDWRNNVLFRTADTDLSNGLQFSDAVINAGAQFPGDPNGVHQWYGTGGSAAGASQIIYDPGGLNGLFGQTYTMIPTSAIAIENPDADGGYRQYATVMSIRTWDNPGSWTTNYSGIAYSDDGGKTWTVDSDTVRSSGWFRAGPAYVPGDEHFQQNALVMSDDPTDPYVYVYGTPSGRQGSAYVARVQKDQITNLDAYEYWSGEDSSGAGKWVTGDPSAAAPVFGSSSTDFLPTVYRVADFFTFGLFTKIANGIWVGGLPTGGNVSEMSVQYNEYLGKYIVLYTDGGNNVVMRVSDSPQGQWSDTTALVNNNLSTNTGMYAPMVHPMSGTDYFNTVDANGNVVQDNSQYLYYNLSYWDDYNVRLMRTDLSSMKTVSV; this is encoded by the coding sequence ATGGAATCGACCAAATACATCGGCCGCGTCGGCGCACTCGCCGTTGCTCTCGGCATCGGCACAGCCTTGACTTCCGGGAGCGGAATCGCCTGGGCCGAAGGCGGGTCCGGCGATCCTGGCAAATCAGCGGCGGGAAGCGCCGACAGCTCCACCTCGAGCTCGGCGTCCAAGAAAAACCTGGGCAAACCGTCGAACACCAAGAAGCCGGTCACCACTCCGTCCGGCACGCTGTCGAAGATCGGCGAGCGGATGCGCAAGGACGTCGAGTCCGGACTGAATGACGTCGGCGACGCGATCAAGCGGACACAGAACCGGCTGGATTCCGCACGTGCCCCGCTGCCGAACCGGACAACCAAGGCCCGGAGCAAGATTCGGGGCACATTGACCAATACCCCCGATACCGGCAGCAAGGCCGACGTCGGACAGAAGACCGATACCGCCCGGATCGTCCCGGAAGCCGCGACCACTGCGCCGGATCTGCGGCGCGCGCAGCGGCCCAACACCGTGGTCGTCCGGATGCGGGATACCGCCGAGGACATCGACCAGCGCGGTCGCGACGTCGTCTCCACGCTGCGCACCGGGTCCACCACGTTCGACATCCCCGACGTCGTACCGGAGAAGTCCGTCGTCCCGGCGACGCCGATCACCGGACCGAAGGTGGTCACCGCAGCGCCGGTCGTCTCGGCATTGTTGAGCGTCGCGGGGTTGTCACCGTTCGGCGCGGGTACCAGCCCGGGCGCACCCGGCCAGTCCCCCGCATTGTGGGCCATGATGGCGTGGACGCGAAGGGAAGTCGAGCGGACGATCAATCCGGTCGGGTCGCGCGTGATGTCGGCCAACGCTGCCGCTTCGGTGGTGGCCGAGGGTGAGATCCAGCCGATGGCGGCCACCCCCAACGCGGCGGTGCAGACCGATGACCTGACGCCCAAACCCCAGGTCCCATCATCCTTGGCGAATTTCACCGACAAGCTCGGGTGGGTCACCGGCCCCGGCGTCACCGACCACTGGTTCGTCGCGGGCACAGACCTGGGCATCATGTGGAACAGCGGTTACACCGACCCCGTGACCGGAAAACCGATCATCTACGCCTTGTTCGGCGATACCTACAGTGAGCCGGGGATGGCCGGCGACTGGCGCAACAACGTGTTGTTCCGCACCGCCGACACCGATCTGTCCAACGGCCTGCAGTTCAGCGATGCCGTGATCAATGCCGGGGCGCAGTTTCCCGGCGACCCCAACGGGGTTCATCAGTGGTATGGCACCGGGGGGTCGGCCGCCGGCGCTTCGCAGATCATCTACGATCCGGGCGGCCTCAACGGACTGTTCGGCCAGACCTACACGATGATCCCGACGTCGGCGATCGCGATCGAAAACCCTGACGCCGACGGCGGCTACCGGCAGTACGCCACGGTGATGTCGATCCGCACCTGGGACAACCCGGGCAGCTGGACCACGAACTACTCGGGGATCGCCTACTCCGATGACGGCGGCAAGACCTGGACCGTCGACAGTGACACCGTGCGGTCCTCCGGCTGGTTCCGCGCGGGCCCAGCCTATGTCCCCGGTGACGAGCATTTCCAGCAGAACGCGCTGGTGATGTCGGACGACCCGACCGACCCGTACGTCTATGTGTACGGAACACCTTCGGGCCGGCAGGGTTCGGCCTACGTGGCCCGGGTGCAAAAGGATCAGATCACCAACCTGGATGCCTACGAGTACTGGTCGGGTGAGGATTCCAGCGGTGCCGGGAAGTGGGTGACCGGTGACCCGTCGGCCGCCGCTCCCGTGTTCGGCTCCAGCAGTACCGATTTCCTGCCGACCGTGTACCGGGTCGCGGACTTCTTCACCTTCGGGTTGTTCACCAAGATCGCGAACGGCATCTGGGTCGGCGGTCTGCCCACGGGCGGCAATGTCAGCGAGATGTCGGTGCAGTACAACGAGTATCTGGGCAAGTACATCGTGCTCTACACCGACGGCGGTAACAACGTGGTGATGCGGGTGTCGGATTCGCCGCAAGGTCAATGGTCGGATACCACGGCCCTGGTGAACAACAACCTGTCGACCAACACCGGCATGTACGCACCCATGGTCCATCCGATGTCGGGCACCGACTACTTCAACACCGTCGATGCCAACGGCAATGTGGTGCAGGACAACTCGCAATACCTGTATTACAACTTGTCCTACTGGGACGACTACAACGTCCGGCTGATGCGCACCGACCTGTCATCGATGAAGACGGTGTCGGTGTAG
- a CDS encoding serine hydrolase yields the protein MSVAEVLRVIDTWPVDSAAAAVVGPSGVLADHGDTSKPFTLASVTKPLVARAVHIAIEEGAVELDTQAGPPGSTIRHLLAHASGVSMRSAEVLARPGQRRIYSNYGFELLARAVEEAAGIEFGSYLTEAVFEPLQMSASTLLGGTQAAGFGGVSTVADLAVFAAELLRPALVSQELHDDAVTVQFPGLDGVLPGFGVQRPNDWGLGFELRDGKSPHWTGSANSARTFGHFGQSGTFLWVDPAADLALVVLTDRDFGDWTYPLWPAISDGVLRESGTD from the coding sequence ATGAGTGTCGCCGAAGTCCTCCGTGTAATCGATACCTGGCCCGTCGACTCGGCGGCGGCTGCGGTGGTCGGCCCGTCCGGGGTGTTGGCCGATCACGGCGACACGAGCAAGCCCTTCACGTTGGCCTCGGTGACCAAACCGCTCGTGGCGAGGGCCGTACACATCGCGATCGAAGAGGGCGCGGTCGAACTCGACACCCAAGCCGGCCCGCCGGGTTCGACGATCCGCCACCTGTTGGCGCACGCGTCGGGGGTGTCCATGCGTTCGGCCGAGGTGCTGGCGCGTCCCGGACAGCGTCGGATCTACTCGAACTACGGATTCGAACTGTTGGCCCGCGCCGTCGAGGAGGCCGCCGGCATCGAGTTCGGCAGCTATCTGACCGAGGCGGTGTTCGAGCCGTTGCAGATGTCGGCGTCCACGCTGTTGGGCGGAACGCAGGCGGCCGGGTTCGGCGGTGTGTCGACCGTCGCCGACCTCGCGGTGTTCGCCGCCGAGTTGCTTCGGCCGGCGCTGGTGTCACAGGAACTGCACGACGACGCGGTGACGGTGCAGTTTCCCGGGCTCGACGGGGTGTTGCCGGGGTTCGGGGTGCAACGCCCCAATGACTGGGGACTGGGGTTCGAGCTCCGGGACGGCAAATCTCCGCACTGGACGGGCTCGGCTAACTCTGCGCGCACGTTCGGGCATTTCGGTCAGTCGGGGACGTTTCTGTGGGTCGATCCGGCCGCTGACCTGGCCTTGGTGGTGCTCACCGACCGCGACTTCGGGGACTGGACCTACCCGCTATGGCCGGCAATATCTGATGGTGTCCTGAGAGAAAGCGGGACAGACTAG
- a CDS encoding SHOCT domain-containing protein has product MSNGGGAPRTAIIVSVIALAIGVLGIIGSVMVNAFVIADDDAYGEVPIPGSASLELPAGDVDIAYRATTLTVGGKGVMVPPIQLDIIPPSGVAKPLITDSMSSSSKTNREVTVRVFTVHIKQAGTYRIDAKASVFASQNPQLVFGHSSPYYWVMWPFIGMAVLAAVALGLSIVWAQRSGKRTYPTYTPTYTPTDTPTYIPTYSGSQVPNDQAVRLEQLKTIAALRDTGALTESEFEAEKRRILGS; this is encoded by the coding sequence ATGAGTAACGGAGGGGGCGCCCCGCGGACGGCGATCATCGTGTCCGTCATCGCCTTGGCCATCGGCGTTCTCGGCATCATCGGGTCAGTGATGGTGAACGCGTTCGTCATCGCGGATGACGACGCCTACGGCGAGGTGCCGATCCCGGGCTCGGCCAGTCTGGAACTGCCCGCCGGCGACGTGGACATCGCCTACCGCGCCACCACTCTGACCGTGGGCGGCAAGGGGGTGATGGTCCCGCCGATCCAGCTGGACATCATTCCGCCGTCCGGCGTGGCCAAACCCCTCATCACCGATTCGATGAGCAGTTCATCGAAGACCAACCGGGAAGTCACAGTGCGGGTCTTCACGGTCCACATCAAGCAGGCCGGTACCTACCGCATCGACGCCAAGGCGTCAGTCTTCGCGTCTCAGAATCCCCAGCTGGTCTTCGGGCACAGCAGTCCCTACTACTGGGTGATGTGGCCGTTCATCGGGATGGCGGTCCTGGCCGCTGTCGCGCTCGGCCTGTCGATCGTGTGGGCGCAGCGTTCTGGCAAGAGGACGTATCCGACATACACGCCGACGTACACACCGACCGACACGCCGACATACATCCCGACGTATTCCGGGTCTCAGGTTCCCAACGACCAGGCGGTCAGGTTAGAGCAGCTCAAAACTATTGCTGCCCTGCGTGATACCGGTGCGTTGACGGAGTCGGAGTTCGAAGCGGAGAAGCGCCGGATCCTGGGAAGCTGA
- a CDS encoding MBL fold metallo-hydrolase, translating to MTGPGEIQRVVTSGKFELDGGSWDVDNNIWLVGDDKDVVVFDAAHTAAPIIEAVGGRNVVAVICTHGHNDHITVAPELGKALDAPVFLHPADEMLWRAVHPDAEFHSVPDDFVLRAGGIELHALHTPGHSPGSVCWSIPELNAVVSGDTLFQGGPGATGRSYSDFPTILDSISKRLGLLPGETVVYTGHGDTTTIGDEIVHYDEWVARGH from the coding sequence GTGACCGGACCGGGAGAGATCCAGCGGGTGGTGACCAGCGGCAAGTTCGAACTCGACGGCGGCAGCTGGGATGTCGACAACAACATCTGGCTGGTCGGTGACGACAAAGATGTCGTGGTGTTCGACGCGGCCCACACCGCCGCCCCGATCATCGAGGCCGTGGGCGGGCGCAACGTCGTCGCGGTCATCTGCACCCACGGCCACAACGACCACATCACCGTCGCGCCCGAACTAGGCAAGGCGCTCGACGCCCCGGTGTTCCTGCACCCGGCCGATGAGATGTTGTGGCGAGCCGTCCACCCCGACGCTGAATTTCACAGTGTTCCGGACGATTTCGTCCTGCGCGCCGGCGGCATCGAACTGCATGCCCTGCACACCCCGGGGCACTCCCCCGGGTCGGTCTGCTGGTCGATCCCCGAGCTGAACGCCGTGGTCTCCGGCGACACCCTGTTCCAGGGCGGGCCGGGCGCCACCGGACGGTCCTACTCCGACTTCCCGACAATCCTCGACTCGATCTCGAAGCGACTGGGCCTGCTGCCCGGAGAGACCGTCGTCTACACCGGCCACGGCGACACCACCACCATCGGCGACGAGATCGTCCACTACGACGAATGGGTCGCCCGCGGGCACTGA
- a CDS encoding RNA-guided endonuclease TnpB family protein, with protein sequence MKQVVQVRLEADAGQLDVLIRTLNVCNQTANLVSSIAHRERVFRGRDLRAITYAQAREHAGLGAQVAQSCIRKVADSYTALRTNLRAGRYGPPGSARRKKVQTTAIRFRALAAQPFDDRCLSWNHDADTDTGGTVSIWTVDGRLKNLRFVGEPAQIALLRAHRSGETDLVIRRRRRRRRGSGPLVGYLIATVDLPELPVRDGEHLNAAVGWIGVDLGIENIAVTSDRPLAQELMKTYRAQASDGAAGRGSVKDRRTRNRELRHKLQKKNTKSAKRLLRQRARKEARFAADVNHQISKRIVAEAERTGRGIAVEELTGIRERVRLRKPQRATHSSWAFAQLGAFLTYKAARAGVPIIQVDPAYTSQRCTACGHTDRRNRTSQARFVCRDCGYIAEHADILGADNIAHRAPTTWAQSTAPSAA encoded by the coding sequence ATGAAGCAGGTGGTGCAGGTTCGACTGGAGGCCGATGCCGGCCAGTTGGATGTGCTGATCCGCACCCTGAACGTGTGCAACCAGACGGCGAATTTGGTGTCGAGCATCGCGCATCGTGAGCGGGTGTTTCGCGGGCGGGATCTGCGGGCGATCACCTACGCCCAAGCCCGCGAGCACGCCGGGTTGGGCGCCCAGGTCGCCCAATCGTGCATCCGCAAGGTCGCCGACTCCTACACCGCCCTGCGGACCAATCTTCGGGCTGGTCGGTACGGCCCGCCGGGCAGTGCCCGGCGAAAGAAGGTGCAAACCACTGCGATCCGGTTCCGCGCGTTGGCTGCCCAACCGTTCGACGACCGGTGTCTGTCCTGGAACCATGACGCCGACACCGACACCGGTGGGACGGTGTCGATCTGGACCGTGGACGGCAGGCTGAAGAACCTGCGATTTGTCGGTGAACCGGCGCAGATCGCCCTGCTACGCGCGCATCGCAGCGGGGAAACTGATCTGGTGATCCGCCGCCGCCGCCGCCGACGGCGCGGTAGCGGTCCACTGGTGGGGTATCTGATCGCCACCGTTGATCTGCCCGAACTGCCGGTACGCGACGGTGAACATCTCAACGCCGCAGTCGGCTGGATCGGGGTGGACCTAGGGATCGAGAACATCGCGGTCACCAGTGACCGGCCCTTAGCGCAGGAGCTGATGAAAACCTACCGCGCGCAAGCGTCTGACGGTGCGGCCGGGCGGGGCAGCGTGAAAGACCGCCGCACCCGCAACCGCGAACTGCGCCACAAACTGCAGAAGAAGAACACCAAGTCGGCGAAACGACTGCTACGCCAACGCGCCCGAAAAGAAGCCCGTTTCGCCGCGGATGTGAATCACCAGATTTCGAAGAGGATCGTGGCCGAGGCTGAACGCACCGGACGCGGAATCGCGGTCGAAGAACTGACCGGGATCCGCGAACGGGTACGGCTGCGCAAGCCCCAACGCGCCACCCACTCCAGCTGGGCCTTCGCTCAACTCGGGGCGTTCCTCACCTACAAAGCAGCCCGCGCGGGTGTGCCGATCATCCAAGTGGACCCGGCCTACACCAGCCAGCGCTGCACCGCGTGTGGCCATACCGACAGACGCAACCGGACCAGCCAGGCCCGGTTCGTGTGTCGAGACTGCGGATACATTGCAGAACACGCAGACATCCTCGGAGCCGACAACATCGCGCAC
- a CDS encoding S-(hydroxymethyl)mycothiol dehydrogenase: MPQTVRGVISRSKKQPVELVDIVIPDPGPGEVVVDIIACGVCHTDLTYREGGINDEYPFLLGHEAAGTVESVGEGITHVEPGDFVILNWRAVCGECRACKRGRPHLCFDTHNAAQKMTLTDGTELTPALGIGAFADKTLVHEGQCTKVDSAADPAVAGLLGCGVMAGLGAAINTGAVTRDDTVAVIGCGGVGDAAIAGAALVGAKKIIAVDTDNKKLDWARDFGATHTINARELDAVTTIQDLTDGFGADVVIDAVGRPETWKQAFYARDLAGTVVLVGVPTPDMTLEMPLVDFFSRGGSLKSSWYGDCLPERDFPTLISLYLQGRLPLEKFVSERIGLDAIEDAFHKMHSGEVLRSVVVLK, translated from the coding sequence ATGCCTCAGACAGTGCGTGGTGTGATTTCTCGGAGTAAGAAGCAGCCGGTCGAATTGGTCGACATCGTCATCCCCGATCCGGGTCCCGGCGAGGTGGTGGTCGACATCATCGCCTGCGGGGTATGCCACACCGACCTGACCTACCGTGAGGGCGGCATCAACGACGAATACCCGTTCCTGTTGGGGCATGAGGCCGCGGGCACGGTCGAGTCGGTCGGCGAGGGTATCACCCACGTCGAACCCGGCGACTTCGTGATCCTGAACTGGCGCGCAGTGTGCGGTGAATGCCGCGCCTGCAAGCGCGGTCGCCCCCATTTGTGCTTCGACACCCACAACGCCGCCCAGAAGATGACGCTGACCGACGGCACCGAACTGACCCCAGCTCTGGGCATCGGCGCCTTTGCCGACAAGACCCTGGTCCACGAAGGTCAGTGCACCAAGGTCGATTCGGCGGCCGACCCGGCGGTGGCCGGCCTGCTGGGCTGCGGGGTGATGGCCGGCCTCGGCGCGGCGATCAACACCGGCGCTGTGACCCGTGACGACACGGTCGCCGTGATCGGCTGCGGCGGTGTGGGTGATGCCGCGATCGCCGGTGCCGCCCTCGTCGGGGCGAAGAAGATCATCGCCGTCGACACCGACAACAAGAAGCTGGACTGGGCCCGCGATTTCGGGGCCACCCACACGATCAACGCCCGTGAGCTCGACGCGGTCACGACCATCCAGGATCTCACCGACGGCTTCGGCGCCGACGTCGTGATCGACGCGGTCGGAAGGCCGGAAACCTGGAAGCAGGCGTTCTACGCGCGCGACCTGGCCGGCACCGTGGTGCTGGTCGGTGTCCCCACCCCCGACATGACCCTTGAGATGCCGTTGGTCGACTTCTTCTCCCGCGGTGGATCTTTGAAATCGTCCTGGTACGGCGACTGCCTGCCCGAGCGCGACTTCCCCACCCTGATCTCGCTCTACCTGCAGGGTCGGCTGCCGTTGGAGAAGTTCGTCTCCGAGCGCATCGGACTGGACGCCATCGAGGATGCGTTCCACAAGATGCACTCCGGTGAGGTGCTGCGGTCCGTGGTGGTGCTGAAGTGA
- a CDS encoding LPXTG cell wall anchor domain-containing protein produces MPRDETETAETTGPARRPALRYWAALILVALAAIFVAQNRDRVGVHVLWVTVESPMWFILVIIFVMGLLIGLLLRRRRRP; encoded by the coding sequence ATGCCTCGCGACGAGACGGAGACCGCCGAGACCACCGGACCGGCACGCCGGCCGGCGCTGCGTTACTGGGCGGCCCTGATCTTGGTCGCCCTGGCTGCGATCTTCGTCGCGCAGAACCGTGATCGGGTGGGTGTACACGTGCTGTGGGTGACCGTCGAGTCGCCGATGTGGTTCATCTTGGTCATCATTTTCGTCATGGGCCTACTCATCGGACTGCTGCTGCGCCGACGGCGGCGACCCTAG
- a CDS encoding styrene monooxygenase/indole monooxygenase family protein — MTSSDGRTAAVIGAGQTGVTAALGLLDNGFEVTLYSDRDQRSLRDDVAATGTALIFGEAQRAEESLGLNTYLATAPTSTGESVRVVDGSGPDRSEAIAFDVDFDGFVGVAVDTRLKAHDRLTLFQQRGGRFVVEAVDPVRLDGIAAGVDLTLIATGRGGLSALFPVDAERSAYDRPQRSLLTVTLAGLPYGPEVFAHRSSAGGRHSALTVVSDQGEAWWGGYLHKDAGPTWAFLGWARPGSEWERRFAGAEDAQSALDIVTALHRDYIDWDLPEVGELKTLEADPHSWLKGAVTQVVRAGVGRTANGHPVAALGDTAVTYDPIAGQGAQGGLLQAAALVRRAVAHNGPFDEAWLRNAFEDFYVDRARAAQLVTRLFLSDPALSEYGNLFFAAAQGSPRFASKLYGLLDDPRPIESLRSVAAAKQLITEFSGEPADALLERFVPAGTFQRSGLATHAA, encoded by the coding sequence ATGACGAGTTCGGATGGGCGCACCGCGGCAGTGATCGGCGCCGGACAGACCGGTGTGACCGCAGCTCTCGGGCTGTTGGACAACGGCTTTGAGGTCACCCTGTACAGCGACCGGGACCAGCGCAGCCTGCGCGACGATGTTGCGGCCACCGGCACTGCCCTGATCTTCGGGGAGGCGCAGCGGGCCGAGGAGTCGCTGGGGCTCAACACCTATCTGGCCACCGCCCCGACGTCGACCGGTGAAAGTGTTCGCGTGGTCGACGGCTCCGGCCCGGACCGGTCGGAAGCGATTGCCTTCGATGTCGACTTCGACGGGTTCGTCGGGGTGGCAGTGGACACCCGACTGAAGGCCCACGATCGGCTCACGCTGTTCCAGCAGCGAGGTGGGCGGTTCGTGGTCGAAGCCGTCGATCCGGTGCGACTGGACGGGATCGCCGCGGGTGTCGACCTGACGTTGATTGCCACCGGGCGCGGCGGGTTGTCCGCTCTGTTTCCTGTCGATGCCGAGCGCTCCGCCTATGACCGGCCCCAACGCAGCTTGTTGACCGTGACGCTGGCCGGGTTACCTTACGGGCCTGAGGTTTTCGCCCATCGCAGCAGCGCCGGTGGACGCCACAGCGCCTTGACGGTGGTTTCCGATCAGGGCGAGGCGTGGTGGGGTGGGTACCTGCACAAGGATGCCGGGCCGACCTGGGCGTTTCTGGGCTGGGCCCGACCTGGCAGCGAGTGGGAGCGCCGCTTCGCCGGCGCCGAGGACGCGCAATCCGCGCTCGACATCGTCACCGCGTTGCACCGTGACTACATCGATTGGGACCTGCCAGAGGTCGGTGAGCTCAAGACCCTCGAGGCCGATCCGCACTCATGGCTCAAGGGTGCGGTCACTCAGGTGGTACGGGCCGGGGTTGGCCGTACCGCGAACGGCCATCCGGTGGCCGCCCTGGGCGATACCGCAGTCACCTACGATCCGATCGCCGGCCAGGGCGCCCAGGGTGGGCTGCTGCAGGCCGCGGCCCTGGTACGCAGGGCAGTCGCACACAATGGACCGTTCGACGAGGCCTGGCTGCGCAACGCATTCGAGGATTTCTATGTCGACCGGGCACGGGCCGCACAACTGGTGACCCGCTTGTTCCTGTCCGATCCGGCGCTGTCCGAGTACGGCAACCTGTTCTTCGCGGCGGCGCAGGGAAGCCCCCGATTCGCCTCGAAACTCTATGGCCTGCTTGATGATCCGAGGCCCATCGAATCGCTCCGCTCCGTGGCGGCTGCCAAGCAGCTGATCACCGAGTTCTCCGGCGAACCTGCCGACGCCTTACTGGAGCGGTTCGTCCCGGCCGGAACTTTCCAACGGTCCGGCTTGGCAACGCACGCCGCGTAG
- a CDS encoding DUF3145 domain-containing protein: MRASNQFADAATGVVYVHASPAAVCPHVEWALSSTLSARANLKWTPQAAMPGQLRAVTNWVGPVGTGAQLANALRSWSVLRFEVTEDPSAGVDGHRWCHTPHLGLWSGAMSANGDVMVGEMRLRSLMAGGADMLAAELDTVLGTAWDESLEPYRNGGDGAEVSWLNRGVG; this comes from the coding sequence ATGCGTGCGTCGAACCAGTTCGCCGACGCGGCGACAGGCGTGGTGTATGTCCATGCCTCACCCGCGGCGGTTTGCCCACATGTTGAGTGGGCGTTGTCGTCGACCCTGTCGGCGCGGGCCAACCTGAAGTGGACCCCGCAAGCGGCCATGCCCGGCCAGTTGCGCGCGGTGACCAACTGGGTTGGGCCCGTCGGCACCGGGGCGCAGTTGGCCAATGCCCTGCGTTCCTGGTCAGTGCTGCGCTTCGAGGTGACCGAGGATCCCAGCGCCGGAGTGGACGGACACCGCTGGTGCCACACCCCCCACCTCGGTCTGTGGAGCGGCGCGATGAGTGCCAACGGCGACGTGATGGTCGGCGAGATGCGGCTGCGGTCCCTGATGGCCGGCGGTGCCGACATGTTGGCCGCCGAACTCGACACCGTGCTGGGTACCGCGTGGGACGAGTCCCTAGAGCCCTACCGCAACGGCGGTGACGGCGCCGAGGTGTCGTGGCTGAATCGGGGCGTGGGGTAG
- a CDS encoding chemotaxis protein CheY, which yields MVDDRTQLLVVARSAYRRNDWRASYESFSRVDGVQALDTDDLAVYAAAAWRQGHGRESVRINEQVHTRLLRTDPVQAAMKAAELGLAWLARGHVAPAANWGQRAQVLLDGVPETTAHGYLAYLLAVTAADAGDHTQFDTVTRQLAAIAENLNDAALVTLAQTLAGTAAVAAGDPAGYRVLDQVLLPVLDEPLPVEWAADVYRRALNLVHRRGAGDRVSSWTQSMQRWCEATEPESTESAYRAVLDVHRLSAVTDGDPGELVRRVVGLRRLVAEVDAVAAGMVEELLSRSLGTAR from the coding sequence GTGGTCGACGATCGAACCCAACTGCTGGTGGTCGCACGCTCGGCATATCGGCGAAATGACTGGCGTGCCAGCTACGAATCCTTCAGCCGTGTCGACGGGGTGCAGGCCCTCGACACCGACGATCTTGCCGTATACGCCGCCGCGGCCTGGCGTCAGGGGCACGGCCGCGAATCCGTGCGGATCAACGAACAGGTGCACACGCGCCTGCTGCGCACCGACCCGGTGCAGGCGGCGATGAAGGCCGCCGAACTCGGCCTGGCCTGGTTGGCCCGTGGGCACGTGGCGCCGGCCGCTAATTGGGGGCAACGAGCGCAGGTACTGCTCGACGGCGTCCCGGAGACCACCGCGCACGGCTACCTGGCATACCTGCTCGCCGTCACGGCCGCCGACGCCGGCGATCACACGCAATTCGATACCGTGACACGGCAGTTGGCCGCCATCGCGGAGAACTTGAATGACGCGGCCCTGGTCACACTGGCGCAGACGCTGGCCGGCACGGCTGCGGTCGCCGCCGGCGACCCTGCCGGGTACCGCGTCCTCGATCAGGTGCTGCTTCCGGTGCTCGACGAACCGCTGCCAGTGGAATGGGCAGCAGACGTGTACCGCCGCGCGTTGAACCTGGTGCACCGCCGGGGCGCCGGTGATCGGGTGTCGTCCTGGACACAGTCGATGCAGCGGTGGTGTGAAGCCACGGAACCGGAATCCACTGAGTCGGCCTACCGCGCGGTCTTGGATGTGCATCGGCTCTCGGCAGTCACCGACGGCGATCCGGGGGAGTTGGTTCGGCGGGTGGTCGGGCTGCGGCGCCTGGTCGCCGAGGTGGATGCGGTGGCGGCCGGCATGGTCGAGGAATTGCTTTCGCGGAGCCTGGGGACCGCCCGATAG